One Streptomyces coeruleorubidus DNA segment encodes these proteins:
- a CDS encoding TIM-barrel domain-containing protein, translating to MSSLHPRDHTAYVAPPPPLVPAGPGALDPVVSASVARAGAGGATLDVRTAAGRTGTLRLRLATGTAVRVTLRMDDVPTAPRASLVTAPHDGRCTIEQPPNAVTVRLGALSVEVRLSPFSMELTDRHGRSLRQVTDVRDPNGRLTVLPLGVTELTDGSLAHHDSWTAEPDEHFYGLGERFTGPDLRGQRVECWGQDALGSTGTRSYKAVPFLLSSRGYAVLVDTTTAATFDLAHSNTGAWSMTVPDEVLDYCLISGTPAECLAAYRDLTAPALLPPRWAFGPWISGGFRQDSAADVRARARRIREHRFPCDVLHIDTYWQPHGSWSDMSWDTEAFPDPRGLVEALAGEGFHVSLWMNPHIGVDSAHYAEANRNGWFLRTASGSTWVGQVWGGAHPDTALLDLTHPGAVAWFRDRIRQAMAGGACVLKTDFGEAVPADAVAHNGMTGDRLHNLYPLLYNDLVAEVTREVTADHGLTWGRSTWTGGQRHGAKWTGDPNADWPDLAATLRAGLSLSLSGHPFWSHDIGGFHGTPDAELFVRWAQFGLLSPLSRFHGMTSRLPWDFGEEACAAVLHAARLRMSLLPHLHAAAVESVRTGEPLARPMALDHPDRPDAHAADLQYLLGPDLLVAPLYAPGGRRQVWFPPGEWLPYASGEQPGKPTGEQHAGRGGEPGARKSGEPGNAPAGEPVTGPAWHRVELPLATAPLWLRAGSLLLTTAPADRAGSAPFPEVTAVWVRPQAEPSRTARAVLCDEDGHRTVITARLSGDDRLTLRTEGPGRPRLRVALPGFPHGALTAEVDGVPTEVGLWPGGEW from the coding sequence ATGTCCTCACTGCATCCCCGTGACCACACGGCGTACGTCGCCCCGCCGCCGCCCCTGGTCCCCGCCGGGCCGGGCGCACTCGACCCGGTCGTCAGCGCCTCCGTCGCCCGCGCAGGCGCCGGCGGCGCGACCCTGGACGTACGCACCGCCGCCGGACGCACCGGCACACTCCGGCTGCGGCTCGCGACGGGCACGGCCGTACGCGTCACCCTGCGCATGGACGACGTCCCGACCGCGCCGCGGGCATCCCTCGTCACCGCGCCACACGACGGCAGATGCACCATCGAACAGCCCCCGAACGCGGTGACCGTGCGGCTCGGGGCCCTGAGCGTGGAGGTGCGCCTGTCCCCGTTCTCGATGGAACTGACCGACCGCCACGGCCGGTCACTGCGCCAGGTCACCGACGTACGAGACCCCAACGGCCGCCTGACCGTTCTCCCGCTCGGTGTCACCGAACTCACGGACGGCAGCCTCGCCCACCACGACAGCTGGACCGCCGAACCCGACGAGCATTTCTACGGCCTCGGTGAACGCTTCACCGGCCCGGACCTGCGCGGCCAGCGGGTCGAGTGCTGGGGCCAGGACGCCCTCGGCTCCACCGGCACCCGCTCCTACAAAGCGGTCCCGTTCCTGCTCTCCAGCCGTGGCTATGCCGTCCTGGTCGACACCACGACCGCGGCGACCTTCGACCTCGCGCACAGCAACACCGGCGCCTGGTCCATGACCGTCCCCGACGAGGTGCTCGACTACTGCCTGATCAGCGGCACTCCCGCCGAATGCCTGGCCGCCTACCGCGACCTGACCGCCCCCGCCCTGCTGCCTCCCAGATGGGCCTTCGGACCCTGGATCTCCGGCGGCTTCCGCCAGGACAGCGCGGCCGACGTCCGTGCGCGCGCCCGCCGGATCCGCGAACACCGCTTCCCCTGCGACGTCCTGCACATCGACACGTACTGGCAGCCGCACGGCTCCTGGTCCGACATGAGCTGGGACACGGAGGCGTTCCCCGACCCCCGGGGGCTGGTGGAGGCACTGGCCGGGGAGGGCTTCCACGTCTCACTCTGGATGAACCCGCACATCGGCGTGGACAGTGCCCACTACGCGGAGGCGAACCGCAACGGCTGGTTCCTGCGTACCGCCTCCGGCTCCACATGGGTCGGGCAGGTCTGGGGCGGGGCGCATCCGGACACGGCCCTGCTGGACCTCACCCATCCCGGTGCGGTCGCCTGGTTCCGGGACCGCATCCGCCAGGCCATGGCCGGCGGGGCGTGCGTCCTCAAGACCGACTTCGGCGAGGCGGTCCCCGCCGACGCCGTCGCCCACAACGGCATGACCGGCGACCGCCTGCACAACCTCTACCCCCTCCTCTACAACGACCTGGTCGCCGAGGTCACCCGAGAGGTCACCGCGGACCACGGCCTGACCTGGGGCCGCTCCACCTGGACCGGCGGCCAGCGCCACGGCGCCAAGTGGACCGGCGACCCCAACGCCGACTGGCCGGATCTCGCCGCCACCCTCCGCGCCGGCCTCTCCCTCTCCCTCTCCGGCCACCCCTTCTGGAGCCACGACATCGGCGGCTTCCACGGCACACCGGACGCCGAACTCTTCGTACGCTGGGCCCAGTTCGGTCTGCTGTCACCGCTCAGCCGCTTCCACGGCATGACCTCCCGACTGCCCTGGGACTTCGGCGAGGAGGCGTGTGCGGCGGTGCTGCACGCGGCCCGCCTGCGGATGAGTCTGCTGCCCCACCTCCACGCGGCCGCGGTGGAGTCCGTACGCACCGGCGAGCCGCTGGCCCGCCCCATGGCCCTGGACCATCCGGACCGCCCCGACGCCCATGCCGCCGACCTCCAGTACCTGCTGGGCCCCGACCTGCTGGTCGCCCCGCTGTACGCGCCGGGCGGACGACGGCAGGTCTGGTTCCCGCCCGGTGAGTGGCTGCCGTACGCGAGTGGAGAACAGCCCGGAAAGCCGACCGGAGAGCAGCACGCGGGGCGGGGAGGCGAACCGGGCGCGAGAAAGAGCGGCGAGCCGGGCAACGCACCGGCCGGCGAACCGGTCACCGGTCCGGCCTGGCATCGGGTGGAGCTCCCGCTCGCGACCGCCCCGCTCTGGCTACGGGCCGGCAGCCTGTTGCTGACCACCGCTCCGGCCGACCGCGCGGGCAGCGCCCCGTTCCCGGAGGTGACCGCCGTCTGGGTCCGCCCCCAGGCCGAGCCCTCCCGTACGGCCCGGGCTGTCCTGTGCGACGAGGACGGCCACCGGACCGTCATCACCGCCCGCCTGTCCGGCGACGACCGCCTGACCCTCCGCACGGAGGGCCCCGGCCGCCCGCGGCTGCGCGTCGCCCTCCCGGGCTTTCCCCACGGGGCCCTGACGGCCGAGGTGGACGGCGTACCGACCGAGGTGGGCCTGTGGCCCGGAGGCGAATGGTGA
- a CDS encoding carbohydrate ABC transporter permease: MKPPRHPWLLTAIAVVITAAFLLPVYWMAKTSLTPPDRILAPTPQWVPYPVTGENYSTALGYEGLTRALFNSLVISTGVVALTMLLGVPLAYALARVRMRGSGSMVLALLVAQLPPAIVLAAPLFILERRAGLDDTYVGLIAADTTLTLPFAVIVLRPVLRAVSAELEEAALVDGCGLPGVVLRVVLPLTVPGLVATAGLSFLLGWGEFLFGLTLAEEPGVQPVTVLLNAFVGRHGTAWGALMATATLISIPVVCVFALFQRFIVGGLTVGSVRG; encoded by the coding sequence GTGAAACCACCCCGCCACCCCTGGTTGCTCACCGCGATCGCCGTGGTGATCACCGCGGCCTTCCTGCTGCCGGTGTACTGGATGGCCAAGACCAGCCTCACGCCGCCGGACCGGATCCTGGCACCGACCCCGCAGTGGGTCCCCTACCCGGTCACCGGCGAGAACTACTCGACGGCGCTGGGCTACGAGGGCCTGACCCGGGCCCTGTTCAACAGCCTGGTGATCTCCACCGGCGTGGTGGCGCTGACCATGCTCCTCGGTGTCCCGCTCGCCTATGCCCTCGCCCGGGTACGGATGCGGGGCTCGGGCAGCATGGTGCTCGCCCTGCTCGTCGCCCAACTGCCGCCCGCGATCGTGCTGGCCGCACCGCTGTTCATCCTCGAACGCCGGGCCGGTCTCGACGACACGTACGTGGGCCTGATCGCCGCCGACACCACGCTCACCCTCCCGTTCGCGGTGATCGTGCTGCGCCCGGTGCTGCGCGCGGTCTCCGCCGAACTGGAGGAGGCCGCACTGGTCGACGGCTGCGGGCTGCCCGGCGTAGTGCTGCGCGTCGTCCTGCCGCTCACGGTGCCGGGACTGGTCGCGACGGCCGGGCTGTCCTTCCTGCTCGGCTGGGGCGAGTTCCTCTTCGGGCTCACGCTCGCCGAGGAGCCCGGCGTCCAGCCCGTCACCGTCCTGCTCAACGCCTTCGTCGGCCGGCACGGCACGGCGTGGGGAGCCCTGATGGCGACCGCCACCCTCATCAGCATTCCGGTGGTCTGCGTCTTCGCGCTCTTCCAGCGCTTCATCGTCGGCGGCCTCACCGTCGGCAGCGTCAGGGGCTGA
- a CDS encoding carbohydrate ABC transporter permease codes for MTFLALFLAYPLFYNLRTSVHDVRLSQLLGGSWQFNGLDNYRAVLDDPAFWHSVRLSVVFTLGSLVFQFSIGFALALLFARPFPLGGLLRSLLLVAWLLPPVVSGTLFRWLLDAESGAYNALLEAVGLGSLSHDWLTDPSTSLAGVVFANIWVGVPFNMLLLLVGLHTIDPQLYEAAAIDGAGPWQRFRRITLPLMRPVSVTVLLLGLIYTFKVFDTVFVMTGGGPVDSTRVLSLYVYEVFFRFFRFGQGAAAGLLLLVVPLLAGVFYVRRLRREETTGGAT; via the coding sequence ATGACCTTCCTCGCCCTCTTCCTGGCCTACCCGCTGTTCTACAACCTCCGGACGTCCGTCCACGACGTGCGGTTGAGCCAACTGCTCGGCGGGAGCTGGCAGTTCAACGGCCTCGACAACTACCGGGCCGTGCTCGACGATCCGGCCTTCTGGCACTCCGTACGTCTCTCGGTGGTCTTCACCCTGGGATCGCTGGTGTTCCAGTTCTCCATCGGCTTCGCCCTGGCCCTGCTCTTCGCCCGCCCGTTCCCGCTGGGCGGCCTCCTGCGCTCCCTCCTCCTCGTGGCCTGGCTGCTACCCCCGGTGGTCAGCGGCACCCTCTTCCGCTGGCTCCTCGACGCGGAGTCCGGCGCCTACAACGCCCTGCTGGAGGCGGTGGGCCTGGGCAGCCTCTCCCACGACTGGCTCACCGACCCGTCCACCTCACTCGCCGGAGTCGTCTTCGCCAACATCTGGGTCGGCGTGCCCTTCAACATGCTGCTGCTCCTGGTGGGCCTGCACACCATCGACCCCCAGCTGTACGAGGCCGCGGCCATCGACGGCGCGGGACCCTGGCAGCGCTTTCGCCGGATCACCCTCCCGCTGATGCGGCCGGTCTCCGTCACCGTGCTGCTGCTCGGCCTCATCTACACCTTCAAGGTCTTCGACACCGTCTTCGTGATGACGGGCGGCGGCCCTGTCGACTCCACCCGCGTGCTCTCCCTCTACGTGTACGAGGTTTTTTTCAGGTTCTTCCGGTTCGGGCAGGGGGCGGCCGCCGGCCTGCTGCTGCTCGTCGTACCACTGCTCGCGGGCGTCTTCTACGTACGACGGCTGCGGCGCGAGGAAACGACAGGGGGTGCCACGTGA